One segment of Proteus appendicitidis DNA contains the following:
- a CDS encoding aminomethyl transferase family protein, with protein sequence MKYFEMDNKDKILFAEYNGVMLPKSYSNEHKAYFSVRNSILMTDFSHYGMVKISGSDAWRLLNYLISADISSIRDEQLLYTLLLDKEGKIMSDAYVLCDNEHYFLISEWMNSELLCQHVQKVFDEEEQSESYQIDTITPLSSNWRMICLEGPYAWEILSEIFGMDIIGLPFHEFMYVNEDVIAMRVGKHGEYCYHIMGKEGELIQLWQNLSALAEKYDLEIGGIDDLKNIRLENPCWEPQVINPFSRCPIELQMQWAISYDKDEFIGLEAIKQRSESGVTQKIVGARIINVHEDPHISEGDQVYYKNEKIGVVIQAGYSFILNNYVGRILLKRDFAYVDIDDYKIKTANGDINFITTSIPFVNNLSLIINPTENSYLEREYINN encoded by the coding sequence ATGAAATATTTTGAAATGGACAATAAAGATAAAATATTATTTGCGGAATATAATGGCGTCATGCTTCCAAAAAGTTATTCTAATGAACATAAAGCGTATTTTTCTGTAAGAAATAGTATATTAATGACAGATTTTTCTCATTATGGCATGGTGAAAATTTCTGGCAGTGATGCTTGGCGATTATTAAATTATCTTATTTCTGCGGATATTTCATCTATTCGTGATGAACAATTACTCTATACACTTCTTCTTGATAAAGAAGGAAAGATAATGAGTGATGCTTATGTGTTATGCGATAACGAACATTATTTCTTAATTTCTGAGTGGATGAATAGCGAATTATTATGTCAGCATGTACAAAAAGTATTTGATGAAGAAGAACAGTCAGAAAGTTATCAGATTGATACTATTACGCCTCTCTCATCAAATTGGAGAATGATCTGTCTAGAAGGACCTTATGCTTGGGAAATTCTATCTGAAATATTTGGTATGGATATTATCGGATTACCCTTTCATGAGTTTATGTATGTGAACGAAGATGTGATTGCTATGCGTGTAGGTAAACACGGTGAATATTGTTACCATATTATGGGTAAGGAAGGTGAATTAATTCAACTTTGGCAAAATTTGAGTGCATTGGCTGAGAAATATGATTTAGAAATAGGGGGAATCGATGATTTAAAAAATATTCGACTCGAAAATCCTTGCTGGGAGCCACAAGTGATTAACCCATTTAGCCGATGTCCCATTGAGTTACAAATGCAGTGGGCAATTAGTTACGATAAGGATGAATTTATTGGACTAGAGGCGATAAAGCAACGCTCTGAGAGTGGTGTTACTCAGAAAATAGTTGGAGCAAGAATAATCAACGTGCATGAAGACCCCCATATCTCAGAAGGCGATCAAGTCTATTATAAAAATGAAAAGATAGGTGTCGTGATCCAAGCAGGGTACTCTTTTATATTAAATAATTATGTCGGAAGAATATTATTAAAGCGGGATTTTGCCTACGTTGATATTGATGATTATAAAATAAAAACAGCTAATGGTGATATTAACTTTATTACTACAAGTATTCCTTTTGTTAATAATCTAAGTTTAATTATTAATCCAACTGAAAATAGTTATCTTGAAAGAGAATATATTAATAATTAA
- a CDS encoding acyl carrier protein, with the protein MENYTSLNEKIEQRKKMLKRVKEGLIERLNLHKTIDQIDDDTPLFGSGLKLDSVDATEIIVFLNDEFDIQVTEGDDPYYMRTINSLTTFILNKLQEKEDV; encoded by the coding sequence ATGGAAAATTATACTAGTTTAAATGAGAAAATTGAACAAAGAAAAAAAATGTTAAAGCGAGTAAAAGAGGGGCTTATTGAACGGCTTAATTTACATAAAACTATTGATCAAATTGATGATGATACTCCCTTATTTGGTAGTGGATTAAAATTAGATTCCGTTGATGCAACAGAAATTATTGTTTTTCTTAATGATGAGTTTGATATTCAAGTAACAGAGGGAGACGATCCCTATTATATGAGGACGATAAATAGCTTAACAACATTTATTTTAAATAAGTTACAAGAAAAAGAAGATGTATAA
- a CDS encoding 3-hydroxyacyl-ACP dehydratase FabZ family protein: protein MSLYNQSLLPPALFLKIGAWRQPTIMVDRIIDFVPSEKSIIRAIKHVTFNDPYLLGHFPGDPVVPGIVVAEIFGQASEYLSFIDDFCLIYKAERNIELKTFKEISKAINEPASEIILTQHRSKVSGVLASQNLRYKNSAYPGDTIEIKSILLFSDENNFKHYSVEARVGKKIIANGTIVNFRAYYHSDKNET from the coding sequence ATGAGCCTCTATAATCAATCGTTACTGCCACCGGCTCTATTTTTAAAAATAGGGGCATGGCGACAACCAACAATAATGGTAGATAGAATAATCGATTTTGTACCAAGTGAAAAATCCATAATTAGAGCTATCAAACATGTCACTTTTAATGATCCGTATTTATTAGGGCATTTCCCTGGCGATCCTGTGGTACCAGGAATTGTGGTCGCTGAAATCTTTGGTCAAGCTAGCGAGTATTTATCTTTTATCGATGATTTCTGTTTGATTTATAAAGCAGAGCGAAATATTGAATTAAAAACATTCAAGGAAATATCAAAAGCAATAAATGAACCGGCATCAGAAATAATTTTAACTCAGCATCGAAGTAAAGTTTCCGGTGTACTGGCTTCACAAAACTTAAGATATAAAAATTCTGCATATCCCGGAGATACAATAGAAATAAAAAGTATTTTATTATTTTCTGATGAGAATAATTTTAAACATTATTCAGTTGAGGCTAGAGTTGGAAAGAAAATAATTGCAAATGGCACAATAGTAAATTTTAGAGCATATTACCATTCAGATAAAAATGAAACTTAG
- a CDS encoding SDR family oxidoreductase, with translation MFIYSDLKNKNVIVTGANGDVGIAICHKYLEQQCHVYAIYHKNRSNLDKLKKENKDCDYLHILQCDINNNKSIGDFLAILKANVHAIHVLVNNAGVIKDELFSTINMDEFEYVIKTNLLGTCQFTKQLLFFLRSAEKATIINVASIAGIVPSIGQSNYSAAKAGIIGFTHTLAAELANKGIRVNAVAPGMIESDMVKKVSRQVVRHIKSIIPLQRLGLSSEVANTIVFLSSEASSYIVGQTLIVDGGMVMR, from the coding sequence ATGTTTATATATTCTGATTTAAAAAATAAGAATGTTATTGTTACGGGAGCCAATGGCGATGTAGGCATAGCAATTTGCCATAAATATCTTGAACAACAATGTCATGTTTATGCTATATATCACAAAAATAGAAGTAACTTAGATAAATTAAAAAAAGAAAATAAAGATTGTGACTATTTGCATATATTACAATGTGATATCAATAATAATAAATCGATTGGTGATTTTTTAGCAATACTCAAAGCGAATGTTCACGCTATTCATGTATTAGTAAATAATGCAGGTGTTATTAAAGATGAATTATTTTCTACTATAAATATGGATGAATTTGAATATGTTATTAAAACGAATTTATTAGGAACTTGCCAATTTACTAAACAGTTATTATTTTTCTTAAGGTCGGCAGAAAAGGCGACCATTATTAATGTTGCCTCCATTGCGGGAATTGTACCGAGTATTGGCCAAAGTAACTATAGCGCAGCTAAGGCAGGTATTATTGGTTTCACACATACCTTGGCTGCGGAGTTAGCGAATAAAGGCATTCGAGTTAATGCAGTGGCTCCGGGCATGATTGAGTCTGATATGGTTAAAAAAGTATCACGACAAGTGGTACGTCATATTAAATCCATTATTCCATTACAGCGATTAGGATTAAGCTCTGAAGTTGCCAATACCATTGTATTTTTAAGCTCTGAGGCATCTAGCTATATCGTTGGGCAAACGTTAATCGTTGATGGTGGCATGGTGATGCGATGA
- the acpS gene encoding holo-ACP synthase has product MRIGTDIIEIKKVTIAITRNKEHLIQRLLTDYERKSIGVVNENYHRIAGFWAAKEAAVKAIGTGFRLGILFHDIEIRHDKYGAPFYFFTGNFYNLFKKRKLIKSSLSISHCEHYAVAIAIFN; this is encoded by the coding sequence ATGAGAATTGGAACTGATATTATAGAAATAAAAAAAGTTACTATTGCAATCACCAGAAATAAAGAACATTTAATTCAACGATTATTAACAGACTATGAAAGGAAAAGTATTGGTGTAGTTAACGAAAACTATCATCGTATTGCAGGCTTTTGGGCTGCGAAGGAAGCTGCTGTAAAAGCAATAGGTACAGGATTTAGATTGGGTATCTTATTTCATGACATTGAAATAAGACATGATAAATATGGAGCGCCTTTTTATTTTTTCACTGGAAATTTTTATAATTTATTTAAGAAAAGAAAGCTAATTAAATCATCATTAAGTATTTCTCATTGTGAACATTACGCAGTAGCTATTGCTATTTTTAATTGA